The following coding sequences are from one bacterium window:
- a CDS encoding ABC transporter ATP-binding protein → MSDIADSRVAPETLKDYFKSLKQTGAVFSWLWKEMTDEVARRYARRVLGWAVFLSTTAMLKPAAISAIFSGLQTMNMPFVYMGLAVFAFLFLARRMAGFLHGRALEYFQALAIGKLDDRITELFFEKSIGQHVQDGSHLTAGNVEKARGRIFTVFGIVLFDAIPTVLSILAAFVALSIVSPICGAVMTVVMAGYLLIAALLNKEVMRVCVPLDRRYRRLNRRRFSRWDNVGWVQINTREKTELQEMDGEFRSIAGEDRDFWVEYIKKAIRRDDFSSIALFGIILYGIHEVLVGNWLIGTLYATVTWSTFLSENLRRVGMLERNVSYHIPSIKAMIDTLTLKPKVVVKENAIRLNGEPSVSVEFQNVGFSYEPSVMEARETGETEKLAHVLRGISFRVNPGEKVALIGPSGSGKSTIMNLLLRSMDPQTGTIRVSGHDLRDIDLWEWRKKLGYIPQNSIIFDGTIRDNLTYGLNSEELSVINSENLWKFAEKMRVNFEGRLHNGLLTKVGRDGIKLSGGEAQRIMIAGAILKKPRFMIIDEPTSSLDSITEKEVQEGISAALQGGVGAIIIAHRLSTVRSLCNKFIILRRAGTLKAGEGQIEAIGNSFEELHEKSPTFRKLLDCQNVAL, encoded by the coding sequence ATGTCAGATATAGCTGATAGCAGGGTGGCGCCAGAGACGCTAAAGGACTATTTCAAGTCCTTAAAACAAACAGGCGCGGTATTCTCGTGGTTATGGAAGGAAATGACTGATGAAGTTGCGCGGCGTTATGCTCGCAGGGTCTTAGGATGGGCTGTCTTTTTATCCACGACCGCCATGCTAAAACCCGCGGCAATAAGCGCCATATTTAGCGGTTTGCAGACGATGAATATGCCGTTTGTTTACATGGGACTTGCGGTCTTCGCATTTCTTTTTCTGGCAAGAAGAATGGCTGGGTTTCTACACGGCAGGGCATTGGAATACTTTCAGGCGCTTGCCATAGGAAAACTGGACGACAGAATCACGGAACTTTTCTTTGAAAAGTCCATAGGACAGCACGTGCAAGACGGTTCGCATTTAACGGCGGGCAATGTTGAGAAAGCCAGAGGACGTATATTTACGGTTTTTGGCATTGTTCTTTTTGATGCCATTCCGACCGTTTTGTCCATACTGGCGGCCTTTGTCGCTCTGTCCATAGTTAGCCCGATCTGCGGAGCAGTAATGACCGTGGTAATGGCCGGCTATTTGCTTATAGCCGCCTTATTGAACAAAGAGGTCATGCGCGTTTGCGTGCCTTTGGACAGAAGGTATAGACGTCTAAATAGGCGACGCTTCTCCAGATGGGACAATGTCGGATGGGTCCAAATAAACACCCGAGAAAAAACCGAGCTTCAAGAGATGGACGGCGAATTCAGGAGCATTGCCGGCGAAGATCGCGATTTCTGGGTGGAGTACATCAAGAAAGCGATAAGGAGGGACGACTTCTCCAGTATTGCTCTTTTCGGAATCATTCTTTACGGCATTCACGAAGTGCTTGTCGGGAACTGGCTCATAGGGACTCTCTATGCGACAGTAACGTGGAGTACTTTTCTCTCTGAAAATCTGCGGAGGGTAGGGATGCTTGAGAGAAACGTGAGCTATCATATCCCTTCTATCAAGGCCATGATAGACACACTCACACTAAAACCAAAGGTTGTGGTAAAGGAGAATGCGATACGGTTGAATGGTGAACCATCTGTTTCCGTAGAGTTTCAGAACGTGGGTTTTTCTTACGAACCTTCAGTCATGGAAGCGAGAGAAACCGGCGAGACGGAAAAACTGGCTCACGTTTTGCGGGGCATAAGTTTCCGCGTAAACCCGGGAGAAAAAGTCGCGCTTATCGGGCCATCCGGCTCGGGCAAATCCACGATTATGAACCTGCTTCTTAGGAGCATGGACCCGCAAACAGGCACAATAAGAGTTTCCGGCCACGACCTTAGAGACATTGACCTTTGGGAATGGCGAAAGAAGCTCGGATACATTCCGCAAAATAGCATTATTTTTGACGGAACAATCCGCGACAACCTGACGTACGGCTTAAACAGCGAAGAGCTGTCGGTCATCAACTCGGAAAATCTCTGGAAGTTTGCCGAAAAGATGAGGGTGAACTTTGAAGGACGCCTTCACAACGGCCTTCTTACGAAAGTCGGCCGAGACGGCATCAAGCTCTCCGGCGGAGAAGCCCAGAGAATAATGATAGCCGGGGCAATACTCAAAAAACCAAGGTTTATGATAATTGACGAACCAACGTCAAGTCTTGATTCAATAACCGAAAAAGAGGTTCAAGAGGGGATTTCGGCCGCCCTTCAAGGAGGCGTCGGCGCCATCATCATAGCTCACCGTCTAAGCACGGTGAGAAGTTTGTGCAACAAATTCATCATCCTTCGTCGCGCGGGAACTTTAAAAGCCGGCGAAGGGCAAATAGAGGCGATAGGAAACTCCTTTGAAGAGCTCCATGAAAAATCGCCGACATTCAGGAAGCTTCTGGATTGTCAGAATGTAGCCCTTTAG